The following proteins are encoded in a genomic region of Carettochelys insculpta isolate YL-2023 chromosome 34, ASM3395843v1, whole genome shotgun sequence:
- the BCL6B gene encoding B-cell CLL/lymphoma 6 member B protein isoform X2 translates to MSGGSAVGPPGSVREFTRHAGDVLLNLDHLRHRHLLTDVTLLVGGRPLLAHKAVLAACSGFFYSIFLGRGGRELSVLALPSSIQPAGFQALLDFMYTSRLPLSPASAPTLLRTAAYLQMEHVVETCDRFLQASSDHISCPPKPLPSVGDPEFLAPPSSPPAVGQSPGSPSPTAAEAGGAPPGVEQRPPDSPSRSEGHPASPQESSGCTPAPRACHWKKYKVLALHAQQGAVPLPPKLLAQPPIKGAQGGREDGGSPGSRPGGLHPTWPQHPPCPPSQEPGTPLRPACPQLPQPWPQPATGEKPYRCGVCGAQFNRPANLKTHSRIHSGEKPYKCETCGSSFVQVAHLRAHVLIHTGEKPYPCETCGTRFRHLQTLKSHIRIHTGEKPYHCEACRLRFRHKSQLRLHLRQKHGAITNTKVRYAVLAGPCAAPR, encoded by the exons ATGAGCGGGGGCAGCGCCGTGGGGCCGCCCGGCTCGGTGCGGGAGTTCACCCGGCACGCCGGGGACGTGCTCCTGAATCTGGACCACCTCCGGCACCGCCACCTCCTGACCGACGTCACCCTGCTGGTTGgggggcgccccctgctggcccacaAGGCTGTGCTGGCCGCCTGCAG CGGCTTCTTCTACTCCATCTTCCTGGGCCGGGGGGGCCGGGAGCTCAGCGTcctggccctgcccagctccaTCCAGCCCGCCGGCTTCCAGGCCCTGCTCGACTTCATGTACACCTCCCGCCTGCCCCTCAGCCCGGCCTCGGCGCCCACCCTGCTCCGGACGGCCGCCTACCTGCAGATGGAGCACGTGGTGGAGACCTGTGACCGCTTCCTCcaggccag TTCCGATCATATCAGCTGCCCTCCCAAGCCGCTCCCCTCCGTGGGGGACCCCGAATTCCTGGCGCCCCCCAGCAGCCCGCCGGCCGTCGGGCAGAGCCCGGGGAGTCCCTCGCCGACGGCTGCGGAGGCAGGGGGGGCGCCCccaggggtggagcagaggcccCCCGACAGCCCCTCCCGCTCCGAGGGGCACCCTGCCTCGCCCCAGGAGTCCAGcggctgcacccctgcccccagggcctgCCACTGGAAGAAATACAAGGTCCTCGCCCTCCATGCCCAGCAGGGGgccgtccccctgccccccaagctcctggcccagcctccCATCAAGGGGgcccaggggggcagggaggatgggggtAGCCCTGGGAGCCGGCCCGGTGG GCTGCACCCCACCTGGCCTCAGCACCCCCCGTGCCCCCCAAGCCAggagccagggaccccactgcgcccagcttgcccccagcttccccagccgTGGCCCCAGCCGGCAacag GTGAGAAGCCGTACCGCTgcggggtgtgtggggcccagTTCAACCGGCCGGCGAACCTCAAAACCCACTCGCGCATCCACTCGGGCGAGAAGCCCTACAAGTGCGAGACCTGCGGTTCCAGCTTCGTGCAG GTCGCTCACCTCCGGGCGCATGTGTTGATCCACACGGGGGAAAAGCCGTACCCCTGCGAGACATGTGGCACCCGCTTCCGGCACCTGCAGACACTCAAGAGCCACATCCGCATCCACACGGGGGAGAAACCATATCAT TGCGAGGCGTGCCGGCTGCGTTTCCGCCACAAGAGCCAGCTGCGGCTTCACCTGCGGCAGAAACACGGCGCCATCACCAACACCAAGGTCCGCTACGCGGTGCTGGCCGGTCCCTGCGCCGCCCCCCGCTGA
- the LOC142005726 gene encoding thyroid receptor-interacting protein 6-like isoform X3 codes for MQGSALQSGAHRPSSIDAQIDSLTSMLADIESAGPQRRGDRQNFDSIPYPSATGPHKPGSFAPKNVASAAFSGPAPPYGAAHARSPAGPRTYPQPTPASYTTTSAAAGPALNVQVKVAQPVFGYGQSRCRVEHAYGPPSPGRRAQRGMDPGSRGTEGWYLEPGGYGQRLREGEAYGSKPGEAHVGAYQTPGKEEASIPARAPAGGGGYQHQTPPRRPEEELDRLTQKLVHDMNHPPAGEYFGRCARCGENVVGDGTGCVAMDQIFHTQCFTCVTCQAQLRGQPFYAMERRAYCEACYVGTLEKCSTCSKAILDRILRAMGKAFHPQCFTCVVCHQCLDGVPFTVDATSQVHCIEDFHRKFAPRCSVCENPIMPEPGQEETVRIVALDRSFHIGCYKCEECGLLLSSEGEGRGCYPLDGHILCKSCSARHIQDLSAKITTDC; via the exons ATGCAG GGGTCTGCCCTACAGTCGGGTGCCCACCGCCCCTCCAGCATTGACGCCCAGATAGACTCGCTCACCAGTATGTTGGCCGATATTGAGAGCGCCGGGCCCCAACGCCGGGGGGACAGGCAG AACTTTGACTCCATCCCGTATCCATCAGCCACCGGCCCCCACAAGCCTGGCTCCTTCGCCCCCAAGAACGTCGCCTCGGCGGCTTTCTCCGGCCCGGCTCCCCCGTACGGGGCTGCTCACGCCCGCTCCCCGGCCGGGCCGAGGACCTACCCGCAGCCGACGCCCGCGTCCTACACCACTACCTCCGCGGCGGCCGGCCCGGCTTTGAACGTGCAGGTCAAAGTTGCCCAGCCGGTCTTCGGCTATGGCCAGTCGAGATGCCGAGTGGAGCACGCCTATGGCCCCCCGTCACCAGGCCGCAGGGCCCAGCGGGGCATGGACCCCGGCAGCCGGGGGACGGAGGGCTGGTATCTGGAACCGGGAGGTTATGGCCAGAGACTGAGAGAAGGGGAGGCCTATGGGTCCAAGCCCGGGGAGGCCCACGTGGGTGCGTACCAGACGCCGGGAAAGGAAGAGGCGTCCATTCCGGCAAGGGCACCTGCCGGGGGTGGAGGATACCAGCACCAG ACCCCGCCACGCCGGccggaggaggagctggacaGGCTGACCCAGAAGCTGGTGCATGACATGAACCACCCGCCGGCGGGGGAGTACTtcg ggcgcTGCGCCCGCTGTGGGGAGAACGTGGTGGGGGACGGGACCGGCTGCGTGGCCATGGATCAGATCTTCCACACCCAGTGCTTCACCTGCGTTACCTGCCAGGCCCAGCTGCGGGGCCAACCCTTCTACGCCATGGAACGGCGGGCCTACTGCGAGGCCTGCTACGTG GGGACTCTGGAGAAATGCTCCACCTGCTCCAAGGCCATCCTGGACCGGATCCTGCGGGCGATGGGTAAAGCCTTCCACCCCCAGTGTTTCACCTGCGTCGTCTGCCACCAGTGCCTGGACGGGGTCCCCTTCACCGTGGATGCCACCAGCCAGGTCCACTGCATCGAAGATTTCCACCG GAAGTTCGCCCCCCGCTGCTCGGTGTGCGAGAACCCCATCATGCCTGAACCGGGCCAGGAGGAGACGGTCCGGATCGTGGCCCTGGATCGGAGCTTCCACATCGGCTGCTACAAGTgtgag GAGTGCGGGCTGCTGCTGTCGTCGGAGGGCGAGGGCCGGGGCTGCTACCCCCTGGACGGGCACATTCTCTGTAAGTCCTGCAGCGCCCGGCACATCCAGGACCTCTCTGCCAAGATCACCACCGACTGCTGA
- the LOC142005648 gene encoding monocarboxylate transporter 13-like — translation MPAVHLEPPDGGWGWMVVLAAFFQSALVFGVIRSFGVFFMEFVGYFGELSGRVSWITSIGIAVQQFASPVGSALSSRYGARPVVMAGGVLSGLGLLLASFATCLTHLYLSIGLLSGLGWALVFTPSVASVARYFKTRRTFATGLAFTGVGFSSFAFSPLFQLLVDAYAWRGALLVVSAMSFNLVVCGALLRPLTLKEDLEGPAEPSRSGLGKFSSLFSLPLLADGPFMRFVLAVTFINAGYFIPYVHLVARARELGFDEYQAAFLMSVAAVADLCGRLLSGWLADCRSCRLLHVLVAWTFLTGVSLAALPLGRSYPVLMAIGVGYGFCSGAMTPVVFSILPEIVGIGQIFGSLGLLQMMESVGGLLGVPFSGWLRDKTGDYAASFLGAGALLFAGSLVLVTLPNFFSCLGSPSPTCEVETGPEPRGGLPATGELSSQEGDRPARSQALQEPV, via the exons ATGCCGGCGGTGCACCTCGAGCCCCCCgacgggggctggggctggatggtGGTGCTGGCGGCCTTCTTCCAGTCGGCCCTGGTCTTCGGGGTGATCCGCTCTTTCGGGGTCTTCTTCATGGAGTTCGTGGGCTACTTCGGGGAGCTCTCGGGCCGGGTGTCCTGGATCACCTCCATCGGGATCGCCGTCCAGCAGTTTGCCA GCCCGGTGGGCAGCGCCCTCTCCTCCCGGTACGGCGCCCGCCCCGTGGTGATGGCCGGGGGCGTCCTCTCGGGGCTGGGCCTCCTGCTGGCCTCCTTCGCCACGTGCCTGACCCATCTCTACCTCAGCATCGGGCTGCTCTCAG GCTTGGGTTGGGCTCTGGTCTTCACGCCCTCGGTGGCCTCCGTCGCCCGCTACTTCAAGACCCGCCGGACCTTTGCCACGGGCCTGGCCTTCACGGGCGTGGGCTTCTCGTCCTTTGCCTTCTCCCCGCTCTTCCAGCTCCTGGTGGACGCCTACGCCTGGCGGGGGGCCCTGCTGGTGGTGTCGGCCATGTCCTTCAACCTGGTGGTGTGCGGGGCCCTCCTCCGCCCGCTCACGCTCAAGGAGGACCTGGAGGGCCCCGCCGAGCCCTCCCGGAGCGGCCTGGGGAAGTTCTCCAGCCTCTTCAGCCTCCCTTTGCTGGCTGACGGGCCCTTCATGCGGTTCGTCCTAGCCGTGACCTTCATCAACGCCGGCTACTTCATCCCCTACGTCCACTTGGTGGCCCGGGCCCGCGAGCTTGGCTTTGACGAGTACCAAGCCGCCTTCCTGATGTCCGTGGCGGCCGTGGCCGACCTGTGCGGCCGCCTCCTCTCGGGGTGGCTGGCCGACTGCCGGTCCTGCCGCCTCCTCCACGTCCTCGTGGCCTGGACCTTCCTGACGGGCGTCTCCTTGGCCGCGCTGCCTCTGGGGCGCAGCTACCCGGTCCTGATGGCCATCGGCGTCGGCTACGGCTTCTGCTCCGGGGCCATGACCCCCGTGGTCTTCTCCATCCTGCCGGAGATCGTGGGCATCGGGCAGATTTTCGGTTCCCTCGGCCTGCTGCAGATGATGGAGAGCGTCGGCGGACTTCTGGGAGTGCCGTTTTCTG GTTGGCTGCGAGACAAAACCGGGGACTACGCCGCCTCTTTCCTGGGTGCTGGGGCTCTCCTCTTTGCGGGGAGCCTGGTCTTGGTCACTTTACCCAACTTCTTCTCTTGCCTGGGCTCCCCATCTcccacctgtgaggtggagactgGACCAGAGCCTCGCGGGGGGCTGCCGGCCACTGGGGAACTGTCCTCCCAAGAGGGTGACCGGCCGGCCAGAAGCCAAGCTCTCCAGGAGCCGGTTTAA
- the BCL6B gene encoding B-cell CLL/lymphoma 6 member B protein isoform X1: MSGGSAVGPPGSVREFTRHAGDVLLNLDHLRHRHLLTDVTLLVGGRPLLAHKAVLAACSGFFYSIFLGRGGRELSVLALPSSIQPAGFQALLDFMYTSRLPLSPASAPTLLRTAAYLQMEHVVETCDRFLQASSDHISCPPKPLPSVGDPEFLAPPSSPPAVGQSPGSPSPTAAEAGGAPPGVEQRPPDSPSRSEGHPASPQESSGCTPAPRACHWKKYKVLALHAQQGAVPLPPKLLAQPPIKGAQGGREDGGSPGSRPGGLHPTWPQHPPCPPSQEPGTPLRPACPQLPQPWPQPATGAGPFGCGACQLALGAEEEEEDGGEGGVSRGQAPAGVPHDHKPFKCQLCRSTFRYKGNLASHRAVHTGEKPYRCGVCGAQFNRPANLKTHSRIHSGEKPYKCETCGSSFVQVAHLRAHVLIHTGEKPYPCETCGTRFRHLQTLKSHIRIHTGEKPYHCEACRLRFRHKSQLRLHLRQKHGAITNTKVRYAVLAGPCAAPR; this comes from the exons ATGAGCGGGGGCAGCGCCGTGGGGCCGCCCGGCTCGGTGCGGGAGTTCACCCGGCACGCCGGGGACGTGCTCCTGAATCTGGACCACCTCCGGCACCGCCACCTCCTGACCGACGTCACCCTGCTGGTTGgggggcgccccctgctggcccacaAGGCTGTGCTGGCCGCCTGCAG CGGCTTCTTCTACTCCATCTTCCTGGGCCGGGGGGGCCGGGAGCTCAGCGTcctggccctgcccagctccaTCCAGCCCGCCGGCTTCCAGGCCCTGCTCGACTTCATGTACACCTCCCGCCTGCCCCTCAGCCCGGCCTCGGCGCCCACCCTGCTCCGGACGGCCGCCTACCTGCAGATGGAGCACGTGGTGGAGACCTGTGACCGCTTCCTCcaggccag TTCCGATCATATCAGCTGCCCTCCCAAGCCGCTCCCCTCCGTGGGGGACCCCGAATTCCTGGCGCCCCCCAGCAGCCCGCCGGCCGTCGGGCAGAGCCCGGGGAGTCCCTCGCCGACGGCTGCGGAGGCAGGGGGGGCGCCCccaggggtggagcagaggcccCCCGACAGCCCCTCCCGCTCCGAGGGGCACCCTGCCTCGCCCCAGGAGTCCAGcggctgcacccctgcccccagggcctgCCACTGGAAGAAATACAAGGTCCTCGCCCTCCATGCCCAGCAGGGGgccgtccccctgccccccaagctcctggcccagcctccCATCAAGGGGgcccaggggggcagggaggatgggggtAGCCCTGGGAGCCGGCCCGGTGG GCTGCACCCCACCTGGCCTCAGCACCCCCCGTGCCCCCCAAGCCAggagccagggaccccactgcgcccagcttgcccccagcttccccagccgTGGCCCCAGCCGGCAacag gtgcagggccctTTGGCTGTGGGGcctgccagctggccctgggagcggaggaggaggaggaagatgggggcgAAGGGGGGGTGTCCAGGGGGCAGGCCCCAGCGGGTGTCCCCCACGACCACAAACCCTTCAAGTGCCAGCTCTGCCGTTCCACCTTCCGCTACAAGGGGAACCTGGCCTCCCACCGGGCCGTCCACACTG GTGAGAAGCCGTACCGCTgcggggtgtgtggggcccagTTCAACCGGCCGGCGAACCTCAAAACCCACTCGCGCATCCACTCGGGCGAGAAGCCCTACAAGTGCGAGACCTGCGGTTCCAGCTTCGTGCAG GTCGCTCACCTCCGGGCGCATGTGTTGATCCACACGGGGGAAAAGCCGTACCCCTGCGAGACATGTGGCACCCGCTTCCGGCACCTGCAGACACTCAAGAGCCACATCCGCATCCACACGGGGGAGAAACCATATCAT TGCGAGGCGTGCCGGCTGCGTTTCCGCCACAAGAGCCAGCTGCGGCTTCACCTGCGGCAGAAACACGGCGCCATCACCAACACCAAGGTCCGCTACGCGGTGCTGGCCGGTCCCTGCGCCGCCCCCCGCTGA
- the LOC142005726 gene encoding thyroid receptor-interacting protein 6-like isoform X1 — translation MSGPTWLPPQQPSSPALCNPPKKYPLDPTCLREQNGAGQSESGHPPAGPGNLPSRSHDPRDPFGRGYPMQGSALQSGAHRPSSIDAQIDSLTSMLADIESAGPQRRGDRQNFDSIPYPSATGPHKPGSFAPKNVASAAFSGPAPPYGAAHARSPAGPRTYPQPTPASYTTTSAAAGPALNVQVKVAQPVFGYGQSRCRVEHAYGPPSPGRRAQRGMDPGSRGTEGWYLEPGGYGQRLREGEAYGSKPGEAHVGAYQTPGKEEASIPARAPAGGGGYQHQTPPRRPEEELDRLTQKLVHDMNHPPAGEYFGRCARCGENVVGDGTGCVAMDQIFHTQCFTCVTCQAQLRGQPFYAMERRAYCEACYVGTLEKCSTCSKAILDRILRAMGKAFHPQCFTCVVCHQCLDGVPFTVDATSQVHCIEDFHRKFAPRCSVCENPIMPEPGQEETVRIVALDRSFHIGCYKCEECGLLLSSEGEGRGCYPLDGHILCKSCSARHIQDLSAKITTDC, via the exons ATGTCGGGCCCTACCTGGCTCCCCCCCCAGCAGCCGAGTTCTCCCGCTCTCTGCAACCCCCCGAAGAAATACCCCCTGGACCCCACATGCCTCCGGGAGCAGAATGGGGCTGGCCAGAGTGAATCAGGCCACCCTCCAGCCGGCCCGG GCAACCTCCCCTCCCGGTCTCACGATCCCAGGGACCCCTTTGGACGCGGGTATCCCATGCAG GGGTCTGCCCTACAGTCGGGTGCCCACCGCCCCTCCAGCATTGACGCCCAGATAGACTCGCTCACCAGTATGTTGGCCGATATTGAGAGCGCCGGGCCCCAACGCCGGGGGGACAGGCAG AACTTTGACTCCATCCCGTATCCATCAGCCACCGGCCCCCACAAGCCTGGCTCCTTCGCCCCCAAGAACGTCGCCTCGGCGGCTTTCTCCGGCCCGGCTCCCCCGTACGGGGCTGCTCACGCCCGCTCCCCGGCCGGGCCGAGGACCTACCCGCAGCCGACGCCCGCGTCCTACACCACTACCTCCGCGGCGGCCGGCCCGGCTTTGAACGTGCAGGTCAAAGTTGCCCAGCCGGTCTTCGGCTATGGCCAGTCGAGATGCCGAGTGGAGCACGCCTATGGCCCCCCGTCACCAGGCCGCAGGGCCCAGCGGGGCATGGACCCCGGCAGCCGGGGGACGGAGGGCTGGTATCTGGAACCGGGAGGTTATGGCCAGAGACTGAGAGAAGGGGAGGCCTATGGGTCCAAGCCCGGGGAGGCCCACGTGGGTGCGTACCAGACGCCGGGAAAGGAAGAGGCGTCCATTCCGGCAAGGGCACCTGCCGGGGGTGGAGGATACCAGCACCAG ACCCCGCCACGCCGGccggaggaggagctggacaGGCTGACCCAGAAGCTGGTGCATGACATGAACCACCCGCCGGCGGGGGAGTACTtcg ggcgcTGCGCCCGCTGTGGGGAGAACGTGGTGGGGGACGGGACCGGCTGCGTGGCCATGGATCAGATCTTCCACACCCAGTGCTTCACCTGCGTTACCTGCCAGGCCCAGCTGCGGGGCCAACCCTTCTACGCCATGGAACGGCGGGCCTACTGCGAGGCCTGCTACGTG GGGACTCTGGAGAAATGCTCCACCTGCTCCAAGGCCATCCTGGACCGGATCCTGCGGGCGATGGGTAAAGCCTTCCACCCCCAGTGTTTCACCTGCGTCGTCTGCCACCAGTGCCTGGACGGGGTCCCCTTCACCGTGGATGCCACCAGCCAGGTCCACTGCATCGAAGATTTCCACCG GAAGTTCGCCCCCCGCTGCTCGGTGTGCGAGAACCCCATCATGCCTGAACCGGGCCAGGAGGAGACGGTCCGGATCGTGGCCCTGGATCGGAGCTTCCACATCGGCTGCTACAAGTgtgag GAGTGCGGGCTGCTGCTGTCGTCGGAGGGCGAGGGCCGGGGCTGCTACCCCCTGGACGGGCACATTCTCTGTAAGTCCTGCAGCGCCCGGCACATCCAGGACCTCTCTGCCAAGATCACCACCGACTGCTGA
- the LOC142005726 gene encoding thyroid receptor-interacting protein 6-like isoform X2: MSGPTWLPPQQPSSPALCNPPKKYPLDPTCLREQNGAGQSESGHPPAGPGNLPSRSHDPRDPFGRGYPMQNFDSIPYPSATGPHKPGSFAPKNVASAAFSGPAPPYGAAHARSPAGPRTYPQPTPASYTTTSAAAGPALNVQVKVAQPVFGYGQSRCRVEHAYGPPSPGRRAQRGMDPGSRGTEGWYLEPGGYGQRLREGEAYGSKPGEAHVGAYQTPGKEEASIPARAPAGGGGYQHQTPPRRPEEELDRLTQKLVHDMNHPPAGEYFGRCARCGENVVGDGTGCVAMDQIFHTQCFTCVTCQAQLRGQPFYAMERRAYCEACYVGTLEKCSTCSKAILDRILRAMGKAFHPQCFTCVVCHQCLDGVPFTVDATSQVHCIEDFHRKFAPRCSVCENPIMPEPGQEETVRIVALDRSFHIGCYKCEECGLLLSSEGEGRGCYPLDGHILCKSCSARHIQDLSAKITTDC, from the exons ATGTCGGGCCCTACCTGGCTCCCCCCCCAGCAGCCGAGTTCTCCCGCTCTCTGCAACCCCCCGAAGAAATACCCCCTGGACCCCACATGCCTCCGGGAGCAGAATGGGGCTGGCCAGAGTGAATCAGGCCACCCTCCAGCCGGCCCGG GCAACCTCCCCTCCCGGTCTCACGATCCCAGGGACCCCTTTGGACGCGGGTATCCCATGCAG AACTTTGACTCCATCCCGTATCCATCAGCCACCGGCCCCCACAAGCCTGGCTCCTTCGCCCCCAAGAACGTCGCCTCGGCGGCTTTCTCCGGCCCGGCTCCCCCGTACGGGGCTGCTCACGCCCGCTCCCCGGCCGGGCCGAGGACCTACCCGCAGCCGACGCCCGCGTCCTACACCACTACCTCCGCGGCGGCCGGCCCGGCTTTGAACGTGCAGGTCAAAGTTGCCCAGCCGGTCTTCGGCTATGGCCAGTCGAGATGCCGAGTGGAGCACGCCTATGGCCCCCCGTCACCAGGCCGCAGGGCCCAGCGGGGCATGGACCCCGGCAGCCGGGGGACGGAGGGCTGGTATCTGGAACCGGGAGGTTATGGCCAGAGACTGAGAGAAGGGGAGGCCTATGGGTCCAAGCCCGGGGAGGCCCACGTGGGTGCGTACCAGACGCCGGGAAAGGAAGAGGCGTCCATTCCGGCAAGGGCACCTGCCGGGGGTGGAGGATACCAGCACCAG ACCCCGCCACGCCGGccggaggaggagctggacaGGCTGACCCAGAAGCTGGTGCATGACATGAACCACCCGCCGGCGGGGGAGTACTtcg ggcgcTGCGCCCGCTGTGGGGAGAACGTGGTGGGGGACGGGACCGGCTGCGTGGCCATGGATCAGATCTTCCACACCCAGTGCTTCACCTGCGTTACCTGCCAGGCCCAGCTGCGGGGCCAACCCTTCTACGCCATGGAACGGCGGGCCTACTGCGAGGCCTGCTACGTG GGGACTCTGGAGAAATGCTCCACCTGCTCCAAGGCCATCCTGGACCGGATCCTGCGGGCGATGGGTAAAGCCTTCCACCCCCAGTGTTTCACCTGCGTCGTCTGCCACCAGTGCCTGGACGGGGTCCCCTTCACCGTGGATGCCACCAGCCAGGTCCACTGCATCGAAGATTTCCACCG GAAGTTCGCCCCCCGCTGCTCGGTGTGCGAGAACCCCATCATGCCTGAACCGGGCCAGGAGGAGACGGTCCGGATCGTGGCCCTGGATCGGAGCTTCCACATCGGCTGCTACAAGTgtgag GAGTGCGGGCTGCTGCTGTCGTCGGAGGGCGAGGGCCGGGGCTGCTACCCCCTGGACGGGCACATTCTCTGTAAGTCCTGCAGCGCCCGGCACATCCAGGACCTCTCTGCCAAGATCACCACCGACTGCTGA